From Micromonospora sp. NBC_01699, a single genomic window includes:
- a CDS encoding response regulator transcription factor codes for MTEDSGTTEGAAPRRLRVFLVDDHAMFRAGVRAELGVHVDVVGEASTVAEAVSRIALTVPDVVLLDVHMPDGGGRAVLDAMRRTHPGIRFLALSVSDAAEDVIGLIRAGARGYVTKTISPDELASAVRRVADGDAVFSPRLAGFVLDAFAARPDAPVADPELDQLTNREREVLRLLARGYAYKEIAKELFISIKTVETHVSNVLRKLQMSNRYELSRWAADRRLV; via the coding sequence ATGACTGAGGACAGCGGGACGACCGAGGGGGCCGCGCCGCGGCGGTTGCGGGTCTTCCTGGTCGATGACCATGCGATGTTCCGGGCCGGGGTCCGGGCCGAGTTGGGGGTGCACGTCGACGTGGTCGGCGAGGCGAGCACGGTGGCCGAGGCGGTCAGCCGGATCGCGCTGACCGTACCGGACGTGGTGCTGCTCGACGTACACATGCCCGACGGCGGCGGCCGGGCGGTCCTGGACGCGATGCGCCGCACCCATCCCGGGATCCGCTTTCTCGCGCTGAGCGTGTCCGACGCGGCCGAGGACGTGATCGGTCTGATCCGGGCCGGGGCCCGGGGGTACGTCACCAAGACGATCTCGCCGGACGAGCTGGCCTCGGCGGTCCGCCGGGTGGCCGACGGTGACGCGGTGTTCAGCCCCCGGCTGGCCGGTTTCGTGCTGGACGCCTTCGCCGCCCGGCCGGACGCGCCGGTGGCCGATCCAGAGCTGGACCAGCTCACCAACCGGGAGCGGGAGGTGCTCCGGTTGCTCGCCCGCGGGTACGCCTACAAGGAGATCGCCAAGGAGTTGTTCATCTCGATCAAGACGGTCGAGACCCACGTTTCCAACGTGTTGCGCAAGCTTCAGATGTCCAATCGCTACGAACTGTCCCGCTGGGCGGCGGACCGCCGGTTGGTCTGA
- a CDS encoding ABC transporter permease — protein MSNLESIAAAETPAANPAPVGPPGGAKIDKPRSLAGDAWRDLRRNPIFWVASALVLLFVVMAIVPQLFTPADPASCALSRQYAPPSGRAWFGYDFQGCDLFARTIYGARASIQVGVFAMLLAGVIALVVGLSSGYFGGWVDTLLSRFTDIVLGIPLLLAAIVLGKRLAGDRAGTGIWTVVIVLGVLGWTTASRVMRSSVISAKNQDYVAAARMLGAGHGRIMFRHILPNALAPFVVVMTIALGGFIAVEATLSFLGIGLKAPAISWGIDISSSTVRVRENRAPLIAPSAFLAMTVLAFIMLGDAIRDAFDPKLR, from the coding sequence ATGAGTAATCTCGAATCGATCGCCGCGGCCGAGACCCCCGCCGCGAATCCCGCCCCGGTCGGCCCGCCCGGCGGTGCCAAAATTGACAAGCCCCGCAGTCTGGCCGGTGACGCCTGGCGGGACCTGCGCCGCAATCCGATTTTCTGGGTCGCCTCCGCGCTGGTTCTGCTGTTCGTCGTGATGGCGATCGTGCCGCAGTTGTTCACCCCGGCCGACCCGGCCAGTTGCGCGCTGTCGCGGCAGTACGCCCCGCCGAGCGGGCGGGCCTGGTTCGGTTACGACTTCCAGGGCTGCGACCTGTTCGCGCGGACCATCTACGGCGCACGGGCGTCCATCCAGGTCGGTGTCTTCGCGATGCTGCTGGCCGGGGTGATCGCGCTGGTCGTCGGGTTGTCGTCGGGCTACTTCGGCGGCTGGGTGGACACCCTGCTGTCCCGGTTCACCGACATCGTGCTCGGCATCCCGCTCCTGCTGGCCGCGATCGTGCTCGGCAAGCGCCTGGCCGGCGACCGGGCGGGCACCGGCATCTGGACCGTGGTGATCGTGCTCGGTGTGCTCGGCTGGACCACCGCGTCCCGGGTCATGCGTTCCTCGGTGATCAGTGCCAAGAACCAGGACTACGTGGCCGCCGCCCGGATGCTCGGGGCCGGGCACGGCCGGATCATGTTCCGGCACATCCTGCCCAACGCGCTCGCGCCGTTCGTGGTGGTCATGACCATCGCGCTCGGCGGCTTCATCGCGGTCGAGGCCACCCTGTCGTTCCTCGGCATCGGGTTGAAGGCACCGGCCATCTCCTGGGGGATCGACATCTCCAGTTCGACCGTGCGGGTACGGGAGAACAGGGCCCCACTGATCGCGCCGTCGGCGTTCCTGGCGATGACCGTGCTCGCGTTCATCATGCTCGGCGACGCGATCCGCGACGCTTTCGACCCGAAGCTGCGGTAG
- a CDS encoding PspC domain-containing protein, whose amino-acid sequence MVAGVAAGIAEHLGISVVRVRVAFVVLLGLSGLGLLLYAAFWAVVPVRPDETDAAPRRDILELLPFVAIGLGVLVIQIMVFGSTGVAGTAGWLVAIIAVGAGVIWHQSTPERRRQWSETMPVPWLGAVLEESDRRAFVLRFIGGGLLVAVGVVGVAAVYSPQANFDAVANGVIFAFVGLAGVGVVAAPVLWRMFNQLRTEREGRIRERERAELAAMVHDQVLHTLALIQRNAADVKTVQRLARGQERSLRNWLYKPTGSPTERFAAALEHVAAEVEDTFAISVETVVVGDRETDERIAALVAAAREALVNAARHAKVETVSLYAEVEPEQVSVFVRDRGAGFDPATVEDHRHGVRGSIIGRMDRHGGRAEIRSEPGDGTEVRLIMPTAPAGAGSAGNW is encoded by the coding sequence ATGGTGGCCGGCGTGGCCGCCGGCATTGCCGAGCACCTGGGCATCTCGGTGGTCCGGGTACGGGTCGCCTTCGTCGTGCTGCTCGGGCTCAGCGGCCTGGGGCTGCTGCTCTACGCCGCGTTCTGGGCGGTGGTGCCGGTACGCCCCGACGAGACGGATGCCGCACCCCGCCGGGACATCCTGGAACTGCTCCCGTTCGTGGCCATCGGGCTCGGCGTACTGGTGATACAGATCATGGTGTTCGGCTCCACCGGCGTCGCCGGCACCGCCGGCTGGCTGGTCGCCATCATCGCCGTCGGCGCCGGGGTGATCTGGCACCAGTCGACCCCCGAGCGGCGCCGGCAGTGGAGCGAGACCATGCCCGTGCCCTGGCTGGGGGCGGTGCTGGAGGAGAGCGACCGGCGGGCCTTTGTCCTGCGGTTCATCGGTGGCGGTCTGCTGGTGGCGGTCGGGGTGGTCGGGGTGGCGGCGGTCTACTCGCCGCAGGCGAACTTCGACGCCGTCGCGAACGGGGTGATCTTCGCCTTCGTCGGGCTGGCCGGGGTCGGTGTGGTCGCCGCGCCGGTGCTCTGGCGGATGTTCAACCAGTTGCGTACCGAGCGGGAGGGGCGGATCCGGGAGCGGGAACGGGCCGAACTCGCGGCGATGGTGCACGACCAGGTGCTGCACACCCTCGCCCTGATCCAGCGCAACGCCGCCGACGTCAAGACCGTGCAGCGACTGGCCCGGGGGCAGGAACGGTCGCTGCGCAACTGGCTCTACAAGCCCACCGGTTCGCCGACGGAGCGGTTCGCCGCCGCGCTGGAACACGTGGCCGCGGAGGTCGAGGACACCTTCGCGATCAGCGTCGAGACCGTTGTCGTCGGCGACCGGGAAACCGACGAGCGGATCGCGGCGTTGGTCGCCGCGGCCCGGGAGGCGCTGGTCAACGCCGCGCGGCACGCGAAGGTCGAGACCGTTTCGCTGTACGCCGAGGTCGAGCCGGAGCAGGTGAGCGTCTTCGTCCGTGATCGCGGGGCCGGCTTCGACCCGGCTACCGTTGAGGACCACCGGCACGGCGTACGGGGATCGATCATCGGGCGGATGGACCGGCACGGTGGCCGGGCGGAGATCCGCAGTGAGCCGGGCGACGGCACCGAGGTACGGCTGATCATGCCGACCGCCCCGGCCGGCGCCGGCTCGGCAGGCAACTGGTGA
- a CDS encoding ABC transporter permease: MFRFIVRRLLQMVLTFIGATLLVYALMFSNQGSPARVIQSLVGERPVTAAQVQALTERYHLNEGFWVQYGYYMKGLLQLDFGTSLTGRPIGDMIAQAWPVTIRLAVIGVLFAVLFGVTAGVVAGIRRGGVFDNATLILTLLLISVPTIVLAPVAQYFFGIELSWFPPTAGGDPTWWALVLPGLVLGSLSLATYSRLTRTSVAENLRADYVRTAKAKGLSPRRVIGVHVLRNSLIPVVTYIGIDIGGLMSGAIITEGVFNIPGVGFNLFRGIRTEDGPLVVGFVSLLVIVFLIANLIVDIMYAVLDPRIRYE; the protein is encoded by the coding sequence ATGTTCCGTTTCATTGTCCGGCGCCTGTTGCAGATGGTCCTCACGTTCATCGGGGCCACCCTGCTCGTATACGCGCTTATGTTCAGCAACCAGGGCAGCCCGGCACGGGTCATCCAGTCGCTGGTCGGCGAACGCCCGGTCACTGCGGCCCAGGTCCAGGCCCTCACCGAGCGTTACCACCTGAACGAGGGTTTCTGGGTCCAGTACGGCTACTACATGAAGGGCCTGCTGCAACTCGACTTCGGCACCTCGCTCACCGGCCGCCCGATCGGCGACATGATCGCCCAGGCATGGCCGGTGACGATCCGGCTCGCCGTGATCGGCGTGCTGTTCGCCGTCCTGTTCGGCGTGACCGCGGGTGTCGTCGCCGGCATCCGCCGGGGCGGTGTGTTCGACAATGCCACGCTGATCCTCACCCTGCTACTCATTTCCGTCCCGACGATCGTGCTCGCCCCGGTGGCCCAGTACTTCTTCGGCATCGAGCTCAGCTGGTTCCCGCCCACCGCCGGCGGTGATCCGACCTGGTGGGCGTTGGTCCTACCCGGCCTGGTGCTGGGATCGCTCTCGCTGGCCACCTACTCCCGGCTGACCCGCACCTCCGTGGCGGAGAACCTGCGCGCCGACTACGTCCGCACGGCAAAGGCCAAGGGCCTGTCCCCGCGTCGGGTGATCGGGGTGCACGTGCTGCGCAACTCGCTGATCCCCGTCGTCACCTACATCGGCATCGACATCGGTGGCCTGATGAGCGGCGCGATCATCACCGAAGGCGTGTTCAACATCCCCGGCGTCGGTTTCAACCTCTTCCGCGGTATCCGTACCGAGGACGGGCCGCTGGTGGTCGGCTTCGTCAGCCTGCTGGTCATCGTGTTCCTGATCGCGAACCTGATCGTCGACATCATGTACGCCGTGCTCGACCCGAGGATCCGCTATGAGTAA
- a CDS encoding ABC transporter ATP-binding protein has translation MSEVVLRTQQLVKHFPITRGIVFQSQIGAVRAVDGVDLELRRGETLGVVGESGCGKSTLAKLLVGLEKPTSGGIEVRGEEMSRLTGPAMRRARRNIQMVLQDPYTSLNPRMTVGDIIGEPFDIHTDVLPRGDRQERVRQLIDLVGLNPDHINRYPHQFSGGQRQRIGIARALALNPEIIICDEPVSALDVSIQAQVINLLEKLQDELGLSYVFIAHDLSVVRHIADRVAVMYLGKIVEIGTNEEIYERPTHPYTQALLSAVPVPDPTLRGLRDQIVLEGDVPSPANPPSGCRFRTRCWKAQEICSQEDPPLVEREHSGHPSACHFAEERDVVHAVE, from the coding sequence ATGAGTGAGGTCGTGCTGCGTACCCAGCAGCTGGTCAAGCACTTCCCGATCACCCGCGGCATCGTGTTCCAGAGCCAGATCGGCGCGGTCCGCGCCGTGGACGGGGTCGACCTGGAGCTGCGCCGTGGAGAGACCCTCGGTGTGGTCGGCGAGTCCGGCTGCGGCAAGTCGACCCTGGCGAAGCTGCTGGTCGGGCTCGAAAAGCCCACCTCGGGCGGGATCGAGGTCCGGGGCGAGGAGATGAGCCGGCTGACCGGGCCGGCGATGCGGCGCGCCCGGCGCAACATCCAGATGGTGTTGCAGGACCCGTACACGTCGCTGAACCCGCGGATGACGGTCGGCGACATCATCGGCGAGCCGTTCGACATCCACACCGACGTCCTGCCCCGGGGTGACCGGCAGGAGCGGGTGCGGCAGCTCATCGATCTGGTCGGGCTCAACCCGGACCACATCAACCGGTACCCGCACCAGTTCTCCGGTGGGCAGCGGCAGCGGATCGGGATCGCCCGTGCGCTGGCGCTCAACCCGGAGATCATCATCTGTGACGAGCCGGTGTCGGCGCTGGACGTGTCGATCCAGGCTCAGGTGATCAATCTGCTGGAGAAGCTCCAGGACGAGCTGGGTCTGTCGTACGTGTTCATCGCGCACGACCTGTCGGTGGTGCGGCACATCGCCGACCGGGTGGCGGTGATGTACCTCGGCAAGATCGTGGAGATCGGTACGAACGAGGAGATCTACGAGCGGCCGACCCACCCGTACACCCAGGCGCTGTTGTCGGCGGTGCCGGTGCCGGACCCGACCCTGCGCGGGCTCCGGGACCAGATCGTGCTGGAGGGCGACGTGCCGTCGCCGGCCAACCCGCCGTCGGGTTGCCGGTTCCGTACCCGGTGTTGGAAGGCCCAGGAGATCTGCTCCCAGGAGGACCCACCGCTGGTGGAACGGGAGCATTCCGGCCACCCGAGCGCCTGCCACTTCGCCGAGGAGCGGGACGTGGTGCACGCGGTCGAGTAG
- a CDS encoding ABC transporter ATP-binding protein: MTDIKAQIDVLPGLDPTAPLLQVNDLHVEFRTANGVARAVNGANFSLQPGETLAILGESGCGKSVTAQAIMGILDTPPGYVTKGEVRYRGLDLLKLPEEQRRKVRANRIAMIFQDALSALNPVFSVGFQLDELSRVHRGMSKKDARRRSVELLDLVKIPAAKQRVNDYPHQFSGGMRQRVMIAMALALDPEVLIADEPTTALDVTVQAQIMTLLAELRRERNMGLILITHDMGVVADVADRISIMYAGKVVEEAGVFDVYARPAHPYTKALLESIPRLDLRGQQLNVIKGLPPNLMNIPPGCAFNPRCGYAQDVCRADPPPPAYQVAGDRTARCHFWKDVLGDE, from the coding sequence GTGACCGATATCAAGGCACAGATCGACGTCCTGCCCGGCCTGGACCCGACCGCCCCGCTGCTCCAGGTGAACGACCTGCACGTGGAGTTCCGTACGGCCAACGGGGTGGCGCGTGCGGTGAACGGCGCCAACTTCAGCCTGCAACCGGGGGAGACCCTGGCCATCCTCGGCGAGTCCGGCTGCGGCAAGTCCGTGACCGCTCAGGCGATCATGGGCATCCTGGACACCCCGCCCGGTTACGTGACCAAGGGCGAGGTCCGCTACCGGGGCCTCGACCTGCTGAAGCTGCCCGAGGAGCAGCGGCGCAAGGTACGCGCCAACCGGATCGCGATGATCTTCCAGGATGCGCTCTCCGCGCTCAACCCGGTCTTCTCGGTGGGCTTCCAGCTCGACGAGCTGTCCCGGGTGCACCGGGGCATGTCCAAGAAGGACGCCCGGCGGCGCTCGGTCGAACTGCTCGACCTGGTGAAGATCCCGGCCGCGAAGCAGCGGGTGAACGACTACCCGCACCAGTTCTCCGGCGGCATGCGCCAGCGGGTGATGATCGCGATGGCGCTCGCGCTCGACCCCGAGGTGCTGATCGCGGACGAGCCGACGACCGCCCTGGACGTCACCGTCCAGGCCCAGATCATGACCCTGCTCGCCGAACTCCGGCGGGAACGCAACATGGGCCTGATCCTGATCACCCACGACATGGGGGTGGTCGCCGACGTCGCCGACCGGATCTCGATCATGTACGCCGGCAAGGTGGTCGAGGAGGCGGGGGTGTTCGACGTCTACGCGCGCCCGGCACACCCGTACACCAAGGCCCTGCTCGAATCGATCCCGCGGCTGGACCTCCGGGGCCAGCAGCTCAACGTGATCAAGGGCCTGCCGCCGAACCTGATGAACATCCCGCCGGGCTGCGCCTTCAACCCGAGGTGCGGGTACGCCCAGGACGTCTGCCGGGCCGACCCGCCGCCGCCCGCGTACCAGGTGGCCGGGGACCGGACCGCCCGTTGCCACTTCTGGAAGGACGTGTTGGGCGATGAGTGA
- a CDS encoding chorismate mutase gives MTAHMLEQPANPSADPQTGTDSPEAAARILAMRDRINEIDSALIALWQERASLSQQVGATRVASGGTRLVLSREREILDKFRTALGADGTQLALLVLRAGRGPL, from the coding sequence ATGACCGCACACATGCTTGAGCAGCCAGCAAACCCGTCCGCCGACCCGCAGACCGGCACCGACTCGCCGGAGGCCGCGGCCCGCATCCTCGCCATGCGTGACCGGATCAACGAGATAGACAGCGCCCTGATCGCCCTCTGGCAGGAACGGGCGAGCCTGTCCCAACAGGTAGGGGCGACCCGGGTCGCCTCCGGCGGCACCCGCCTGGTCCTCTCCCGCGAGCGCGAGATCCTGGACAAGTTCCGCACCGCCCTGGGTGCCGACGGAACGCAGCTCGCGCTGCTGGTGCTCCGCGCCGGCCGCGGGCCGCTCTGA
- a CDS encoding bifunctional metallophosphatase/5'-nucleotidase has translation MSQARPRGWAILRHLTAPALALAVVTTLPFAPAAQPAPTTEQWTALNPVSVSYAKPTGHPAKGNFLSYNDFHGAIDPPTGSGAAVNGTPAGGVEYLATWLKKLRAEAAAEGRKSTTVGAGDLIGATPLVSAAFHDEPTIELMDLIGLDISSVGNHEFDEGVEELLRINRGGCHPVDGCQDGDGFRGARFTYLAANTVSRRTGLPILPPVDIRLVDGVPVGFVGLTLEGTPGIVNPAGISSVRFTDEIETANLWSSLLKLAGVRAQVLLLHEGGAQSGGPSDCTNFSGPLKPIVAGLRPEFGLVVSGHTHRAYSCSLPNSSGANTVVTSAGTNGQLISDIDYSLDRRTGRFTEITARNVIVENGVRNADGTWQQTTPGNFVRNPALVEPRAKALADKYRTAVAPIANRVVGRITSDIVRDNQPNQESPLGDVIADAQLAWTAANGAQVALMNPGGIRASLPYGTSAGGEAPGEVTYGEAFTVQPFNNLVVTQTFTGAQLKDVLEQQFVGFGGQTSQRVLQVSAGLTYGFNSSLPAGERVSGLALNGVPVDPAASYRVTTNDFLANGGDGFTLLTGGTDRTTAPGFDVDALVGHLGAGGPIAPGPANRITRLG, from the coding sequence ATGAGCCAAGCACGCCCGCGCGGCTGGGCGATCCTGCGGCACCTCACGGCGCCGGCCCTCGCCCTCGCCGTCGTCACCACCCTGCCGTTCGCCCCCGCCGCCCAACCGGCGCCGACCACCGAGCAGTGGACCGCGCTCAACCCGGTGTCGGTCTCGTACGCCAAGCCGACCGGCCACCCGGCCAAGGGCAACTTCCTCAGCTACAACGACTTCCACGGCGCCATCGACCCGCCGACCGGCAGCGGCGCGGCGGTCAACGGCACCCCGGCCGGCGGCGTCGAATACCTGGCGACCTGGCTGAAGAAACTGCGCGCCGAGGCCGCCGCCGAGGGCCGCAAGAGCACCACCGTCGGCGCCGGTGACCTGATCGGCGCCACCCCGCTGGTCAGCGCCGCCTTCCACGACGAACCGACGATCGAACTGATGGACCTGATCGGGCTGGACATCAGCTCGGTCGGCAACCACGAGTTCGACGAGGGCGTCGAGGAACTGCTCCGGATCAACCGGGGCGGCTGCCACCCGGTCGACGGCTGCCAGGACGGCGACGGCTTCCGCGGCGCCCGGTTCACCTACCTCGCCGCGAACACGGTGAGCCGGCGTACCGGGCTGCCGATCCTGCCGCCGGTGGACATCCGGCTGGTCGACGGCGTACCGGTCGGTTTCGTCGGGCTGACCCTGGAGGGCACCCCGGGCATCGTCAACCCGGCCGGCATCAGCTCGGTCCGGTTCACCGACGAGATCGAGACCGCCAACCTGTGGAGCAGCCTGCTGAAGCTCGCCGGGGTCCGGGCCCAGGTGCTGCTCCTGCACGAGGGCGGCGCCCAGTCCGGCGGGCCGTCCGACTGCACCAACTTCTCCGGCCCGCTCAAGCCGATCGTGGCCGGGCTGCGCCCCGAGTTCGGGCTCGTGGTCAGCGGACACACCCACCGCGCCTACTCCTGCTCGCTGCCGAACTCCTCGGGCGCGAACACCGTCGTCACCAGCGCCGGTACCAACGGCCAGCTGATCAGCGACATCGACTACTCGCTGGACCGGCGGACCGGCCGGTTCACCGAGATCACCGCGCGCAACGTGATCGTCGAGAACGGCGTACGCAACGCCGACGGCACCTGGCAGCAGACCACCCCCGGCAACTTCGTCCGCAACCCGGCGCTGGTGGAGCCCCGGGCCAAGGCGCTGGCCGACAAGTACCGTACCGCCGTCGCCCCGATCGCGAACCGGGTCGTCGGGCGGATCACCTCGGACATCGTCCGGGACAACCAGCCCAACCAGGAGAGCCCGCTCGGCGACGTGATCGCCGATGCCCAACTCGCCTGGACCGCCGCCAACGGGGCGCAGGTCGCGCTGATGAACCCGGGCGGCATCCGCGCCTCGCTGCCGTACGGCACCTCGGCCGGGGGCGAAGCGCCCGGTGAGGTCACCTACGGCGAGGCGTTCACCGTCCAGCCGTTCAACAACCTGGTGGTCACCCAGACCTTCACCGGGGCACAGCTCAAGGATGTGCTCGAACAGCAGTTCGTCGGCTTCGGCGGGCAGACCTCGCAGCGGGTGCTCCAGGTCTCGGCCGGGCTCACGTACGGCTTCAACTCCAGCCTGCCGGCCGGCGAGCGGGTCAGCGGCCTGGCCCTGAACGGCGTGCCGGTCGACCCGGCCGCCAGCTACCGGGTCACCACCAACGACTTCCTGGCCAACGGCGGCGACGGTTTCACCCTGCTCACCGGGGGCACCGACCGGACCACCGCGCCCGGTTTCGACGTCGACGCCCTGGTCGGCCACCTGGGCGCCGGCGGCCCCATCGCACCCGGACCGGCCAACCGGATCACCCGCCTCGGCTGA
- a CDS encoding peptide ABC transporter substrate-binding protein, which produces MRGKTLKMAVATTAITLIATGCSSGDPEESGSSNSNAVVSIEIAEPQHLIPSNTTETSGAQVLSALFSPLVDFDKDNKPFEVAAESISSTDNTLWTIKLKDGFTFHNGEKVNADSYINAWNHGAYGPNGNGGSYFWEKVEGYADLQSTDPDGADGPQKAPEPKAKKLTGLAKVDDLTFTVKLSAPFSEFKAVLGYTSFYPLPAAAWQSEGVLKEGFEDAIVGNGAFKIKGSWQHDQGIEVERYDAFPGTKPKVGGVNFKIYQQLTSAYADLQADNLDVLKSIPTENLSTAQTELGDRFKQSPASTFQFVAFPTFQPEFAKAEVRKAISQAIDRDEIIKAVFKNSQTAARSFVSPVVAGYRENTCGDACVFDAAKAKAAYTAAGGPAKLQISYNGDGGHKEWVDATCNQLKTNLGVECVGTAEPKFADLLTKVESKTPVGMFRLGWVMDYPSMENYLGPLFGTNGSSNYYGYSNPAFDTLVKEGAAAPSPEEAIKKYQQAEDILVQDMPVIPLRFGQNTFGHSSKVKNVEIDLFNRVDLSKIEAVS; this is translated from the coding sequence ATGCGCGGGAAAACCCTGAAGATGGCGGTCGCTACGACCGCCATCACGCTGATTGCTACAGGTTGCAGCAGCGGCGACCCGGAGGAATCCGGTTCGTCGAACAGCAACGCGGTCGTCTCGATCGAGATCGCCGAGCCGCAGCACCTGATCCCATCCAACACCACCGAGACGAGCGGGGCGCAGGTCCTGTCCGCGCTCTTCTCGCCGCTGGTGGACTTCGACAAGGACAACAAGCCGTTCGAGGTCGCCGCAGAGTCGATCTCGTCGACGGACAACACCCTGTGGACGATCAAGCTGAAGGACGGCTTCACCTTCCACAACGGTGAGAAGGTCAACGCCGACAGCTACATCAACGCCTGGAACCACGGCGCGTACGGCCCGAACGGCAACGGTGGCTCCTACTTCTGGGAGAAGGTGGAGGGCTACGCAGACCTCCAGTCAACCGACCCGGACGGCGCGGATGGCCCGCAGAAGGCCCCCGAGCCCAAGGCCAAGAAGCTGACCGGTCTGGCGAAGGTCGACGACCTCACCTTCACGGTGAAGCTGTCCGCCCCGTTCAGCGAGTTCAAGGCCGTCCTGGGCTACACCTCGTTCTACCCGCTGCCGGCGGCGGCGTGGCAGTCCGAGGGCGTGCTCAAGGAGGGCTTCGAGGACGCGATCGTCGGTAACGGCGCGTTCAAGATCAAGGGCTCCTGGCAGCACGACCAGGGCATCGAGGTCGAGCGGTACGACGCCTTCCCCGGCACCAAGCCGAAGGTCGGCGGCGTCAACTTCAAGATCTACCAGCAGCTCACCTCGGCCTACGCCGATTTGCAGGCGGACAACCTCGACGTGCTCAAGTCGATCCCGACCGAGAACCTGTCCACCGCGCAGACCGAGCTGGGCGACCGGTTCAAGCAGTCGCCGGCCTCGACCTTCCAGTTCGTGGCCTTCCCGACGTTCCAGCCGGAGTTCGCCAAGGCGGAGGTCCGCAAGGCGATCTCGCAGGCGATCGACCGGGACGAGATCATCAAGGCGGTCTTCAAGAACTCGCAGACCGCGGCCCGCTCGTTCGTCTCGCCGGTTGTCGCCGGGTACCGGGAGAACACCTGCGGCGACGCTTGCGTGTTCGACGCGGCCAAGGCGAAGGCGGCGTACACCGCTGCCGGCGGCCCGGCCAAGCTCCAGATCTCGTACAACGGTGATGGTGGGCACAAGGAGTGGGTGGACGCCACCTGCAACCAGCTCAAGACCAACCTGGGTGTCGAGTGCGTCGGTACCGCCGAGCCGAAGTTCGCCGACCTGCTGACCAAGGTCGAGTCGAAGACGCCGGTCGGCATGTTCCGGCTCGGCTGGGTCATGGACTACCCGTCCATGGAGAACTACCTCGGCCCGCTGTTCGGCACCAACGGCTCGTCGAACTACTACGGGTACAGCAACCCGGCGTTCGACACCCTCGTCAAGGAGGGTGCCGCCGCGCCGAGCCCGGAAGAGGCGATCAAGAAGTACCAGCAGGCCGAGGACATCCTCGTCCAGGACATGCCGGTGATCCCGCTGCGCTTCGGGCAGAACACGTTCGGCCACTCGTCCAAGGTCAAGAACGTGGAGATCGACCTGTTCAACCGGGTCGACCTGTCGAAGATCGAAGCCGTCAGCTGA